The Aureitalea marina genome includes a window with the following:
- a CDS encoding antibiotic biosynthesis monooxygenase, whose protein sequence is MSKIIRTWKGWTTLENAPIYEDMLINEVFPEVKKKGVHGLEKVNISTIEKEDEVEFFLVLQFDSLESVREFAGHNYKEAYIPDNAKKVLSRYDQTAQHFTLKKELILI, encoded by the coding sequence ATGTCTAAGATCATCAGGACCTGGAAAGGATGGACTACCTTAGAGAATGCTCCAATTTACGAGGACATGCTGATCAATGAGGTTTTTCCCGAAGTCAAGAAAAAAGGCGTACATGGCCTCGAAAAAGTGAATATTTCCACCATTGAGAAAGAGGATGAGGTGGAGTTTTTCTTAGTCCTTCAGTTTGATTCCCTGGAATCAGTTAGGGAGTTTGCAGGCCACAATTACAAGGAGGCCTACATTCCGGACAATGCCAAAAAAGTTTTATCCAGGTATGATCAAACAGCACAACATTTCACACTTAAGAAAGAACTTATCCTGATTTAG
- a CDS encoding SIR2 family NAD-dependent protein deacylase, which yields MKIVVLSGAGMSAESGLKTFRDSNGLWEGHDVMEVASPQGFARNPDMVLDFYNERRRQLLQVEPNSGHFALAELEQDHEVEIVTQNVDDLHERAGSSRVTHLHGELLKVRSTRDPSIVKEWRKDIVMGDLCPVGAQLRPHIVWFGEAVPLMDKAIDIVQKAEVMLVVGTSMQVYPAAGLVDLSPYTTPVYFIDPNPALDSSSRITVIAKTATHGIPEAIKLIGQIDAQ from the coding sequence ATGAAGATAGTCGTACTCTCTGGTGCCGGTATGAGTGCAGAAAGTGGCCTAAAAACCTTTAGGGACAGCAATGGCCTTTGGGAAGGTCACGATGTGATGGAAGTGGCCTCACCTCAGGGGTTTGCCAGGAACCCGGATATGGTCCTGGATTTTTACAATGAACGGCGGCGTCAGTTGCTGCAAGTAGAGCCTAATTCTGGTCATTTTGCTTTGGCCGAACTGGAGCAAGACCACGAAGTCGAAATTGTGACCCAGAATGTGGACGACCTGCACGAAAGAGCTGGCAGTTCCAGGGTCACACATTTACATGGAGAATTGCTCAAAGTCCGCTCTACCAGAGATCCAAGTATAGTTAAAGAATGGCGCAAGGATATTGTAATGGGAGATCTATGTCCGGTAGGCGCACAACTAAGACCGCATATCGTCTGGTTTGGTGAGGCTGTACCCCTGATGGATAAGGCCATCGATATCGTACAAAAGGCCGAGGTCATGCTGGTTGTCGGAACTTCCATGCAGGTATACCCAGCAGCCGGGCTGGTCGACCTTTCTCCCTACACCACTCCCGTTTATTTTATCGACCCCAACCCTGCCCTCGATTCCAGCAGTAGAATTACGGTTATTGCAAAGACAGCGACCCATGGTATACCAGAGGCGATTAAACTGATCGGTCAAATCGATGCTCAATGA
- a CDS encoding adenylosuccinate lyase: MTLAEVLDYRTAHRENRMKAAQWVLANPDCFEDLLNYSLQHGEKIAIKASWVLEFVFLERPELLYPQIDTFCSQIGGATRESAIRPFAHISEVLCVNYYKKFDPKLRSVLNDTHKQQLVECCFDWMIGDHKVACQARAMLCLYYLGNEQEWVHPELVQILKERIHHGSAGYKNRAQKILDKLS; this comes from the coding sequence ATGACCTTAGCTGAAGTCCTGGATTACCGAACCGCTCATCGGGAAAACCGCATGAAAGCCGCTCAATGGGTATTGGCCAATCCGGACTGTTTTGAAGACTTGCTCAATTACAGCCTTCAACATGGAGAAAAGATTGCCATCAAGGCAAGTTGGGTCTTGGAATTTGTCTTCCTGGAAAGGCCGGAATTGCTTTATCCCCAAATAGATACCTTTTGTTCTCAAATTGGCGGTGCTACCCGGGAATCTGCCATTCGGCCATTTGCTCATATCTCCGAGGTGCTCTGCGTCAATTACTACAAGAAATTCGATCCAAAACTGAGATCAGTACTCAATGACACCCACAAACAGCAATTGGTAGAATGTTGTTTTGACTGGATGATCGGCGATCATAAGGTGGCTTGCCAGGCCAGGGCTATGCTATGTCTCTATTACCTGGGCAATGAGCAGGAATGGGTGCATCCGGAATTGGTACAGATTTTGAAAGAACGCATCCATCATGGCAGTGCCGGGTATAAGAACCGGGCACAGAAAATACTCGATAAACTCTCCTAG
- a CDS encoding S41 family peptidase, whose amino-acid sequence MKSLYTLLFLSLTITSLFSQDVIDPLADKTLSTSEMKQDLDLYVQLLTETHPGLYRYQSQEEFQKQVGEIQMRIQEEISFYDFYRQLQELSFAIRCAHTQLYPKEDVLGHLRRSSNALPFYAYPTDGKLYALFTGLEGDEILPGYEILGINGRTAQEIITEFERLNYRDGKVQSGLTKYLQGAYFCMTYYYQIDQGPTYDIELDLPDGSKKKITVNGQPFGLTERNLAGNPVNKEILFFYNKSDKNFDLEILKGLPNTARIRFSGFAGRKVNSEEQAVKKMRQFMDKSLKKIRKEKIENLVIELRGNGGGWDIMGAELISYLIPVGTQVDYYRKQVAITADSEFLQYSDLDPNDLDLVGTYLIDQGDGSYMVNPETNATLRPITAKPNSFKGNIYVMTDELTASSAAEFVAVFKSNKLGTIIGREAGGAYQGGNSGSFINFTLPNSGFYSRTPLLRYEMGVEPIQDMERGPLPDHPTSISLENLLTGSNPEEELLYQLIREGQD is encoded by the coding sequence ATGAAAAGTCTATACACCCTTCTATTTCTCAGCCTAACAATAACATCGCTATTCTCCCAAGATGTGATTGATCCTCTCGCCGATAAAACCTTGTCTACAAGCGAAATGAAGCAAGACCTGGATCTCTATGTGCAGTTGCTCACCGAGACCCATCCGGGACTATATCGCTATCAAAGCCAGGAAGAATTCCAGAAACAGGTCGGGGAAATACAAATGCGGATACAAGAAGAGATCAGCTTCTATGATTTTTATCGGCAGTTACAAGAACTGAGTTTCGCCATCCGGTGTGCACACACCCAATTATATCCCAAAGAGGATGTTCTAGGACATCTGCGGCGCAGCAGCAATGCCTTGCCTTTCTATGCCTATCCTACCGATGGTAAACTGTATGCCCTTTTCACCGGATTAGAGGGAGATGAGATATTACCGGGATACGAGATCCTGGGAATCAATGGAAGAACGGCCCAGGAGATCATAACAGAATTTGAGCGATTAAACTATCGGGACGGAAAAGTACAATCAGGCTTGACCAAATACCTCCAGGGCGCATATTTCTGTATGACCTATTACTATCAGATCGACCAGGGCCCCACTTATGACATTGAGCTTGATTTACCCGACGGAAGTAAAAAGAAGATCACTGTAAATGGTCAACCCTTCGGCCTGACCGAACGCAACCTGGCCGGCAATCCTGTAAACAAAGAAATACTGTTTTTTTACAACAAGTCAGACAAGAACTTCGACCTGGAAATATTAAAGGGTCTTCCGAATACCGCCAGGATCAGATTTTCTGGTTTTGCAGGTAGAAAAGTGAATTCCGAAGAACAAGCGGTGAAGAAAATGAGGCAATTCATGGACAAAAGCCTCAAGAAGATCAGGAAAGAGAAGATAGAGAACCTGGTCATCGAATTAAGAGGAAATGGCGGTGGCTGGGACATCATGGGAGCAGAACTGATCTCCTACCTGATCCCGGTGGGCACTCAGGTTGACTATTACCGAAAGCAAGTCGCCATTACTGCAGATTCTGAGTTTCTTCAATATTCGGACCTGGATCCCAATGATCTCGATTTGGTCGGCACCTACTTGATTGACCAGGGTGATGGAAGTTATATGGTTAACCCGGAAACCAATGCTACTTTGAGACCCATAACAGCTAAGCCCAACAGTTTTAAGGGTAACATCTATGTAATGACCGATGAGCTAACGGCCTCCAGTGCTGCTGAGTTCGTGGCAGTTTTCAAATCGAATAAACTTGGTACTATCATCGGTCGTGAAGCCGGCGGTGCCTACCAGGGTGGCAACAGTGGCAGTTTTATAAACTTCACCTTACCCAATTCAGGTTTCTACAGTAGAACGCCACTACTCAGATACGAAATGGGAGTCGAACCCATTCAGGACATGGAACGAGGTCCTTTACCAGATCACCCCACTTCCATCTCCCTGGAGAACTTGCTCACGGGGTCCAATCCGGAAGAAGAACTCCTGTATCAACTGATCCGGGAAGGGCAGGATTGA
- the purB gene encoding adenylosuccinate lyase, with protein sequence MSDFSLQAISPIDGRYSRHTQALVPYFSEEALIKYRVHVEIEYFIQLMEIPLPQLAGIDRSIIPALQDIHLQFSTEDARRIKEIEGVTNHDVKAVEYFIKEEFDKLGLSDYKEFIHFGLTSQDINNTAIPMSLRDAVQEVYVPALFEVMAKLRELALEWDQVSMLARTHGQPASPTRLGKEIRVFNVRLQEQLDILNETKYAAKFGGATGNYNAHQVAYPNIDWKAFGTSFVQQKLGLYHSFPTTQIEHYDHMAGLFDCLKRINNILIDLDRDIWTYVSMDYFKQKIKKGEVGSSAMPHKVNPIDFENSEGNLGIANAMFEHLAAKLPISRLQRDLTDSTVLRNIGVPVGHSLIAMTSTLKGLNKLLLNEEKFQADLEKNWAVVAEAIQTILRRENYPNPYEALKGLTRTNQAITEQTIGEFINTLEVSDGVKEELRQITPWNYTGI encoded by the coding sequence ATGTCCGATTTTTCCCTTCAGGCAATTTCTCCCATAGATGGCCGCTACTCAAGACATACCCAGGCTTTGGTGCCTTACTTCTCCGAAGAGGCTCTGATCAAGTACAGGGTACATGTGGAAATCGAATACTTCATCCAATTGATGGAAATTCCTTTGCCTCAATTGGCGGGCATTGACCGCAGTATAATCCCTGCCTTGCAGGACATACACTTGCAATTCTCAACGGAAGATGCAAGACGAATCAAAGAAATTGAAGGGGTTACCAATCATGACGTAAAAGCCGTCGAATACTTCATCAAGGAGGAGTTTGACAAACTGGGGCTCTCAGATTACAAAGAGTTTATTCACTTCGGACTAACCTCCCAGGACATCAATAATACAGCCATCCCCATGTCACTTCGGGATGCCGTTCAGGAAGTCTATGTTCCTGCCTTGTTCGAAGTTATGGCCAAACTGAGAGAATTGGCCTTGGAATGGGACCAGGTATCCATGTTGGCACGAACTCATGGTCAACCGGCCTCACCCACCCGTCTGGGAAAAGAGATACGCGTGTTCAATGTTCGACTGCAAGAGCAATTAGACATCTTGAATGAGACCAAGTACGCCGCCAAATTTGGAGGTGCAACCGGGAACTACAATGCTCATCAGGTGGCCTATCCGAATATCGATTGGAAAGCATTCGGAACCTCCTTTGTCCAGCAGAAACTCGGTCTCTATCACTCCTTCCCCACTACCCAGATCGAGCATTACGACCATATGGCGGGATTATTCGATTGCCTGAAACGTATTAACAACATATTGATCGACCTGGACCGGGATATCTGGACCTATGTCTCCATGGATTACTTCAAGCAGAAGATCAAAAAAGGAGAGGTTGGTTCCAGTGCGATGCCACACAAAGTGAACCCGATCGACTTTGAGAACTCAGAAGGAAACTTAGGGATCGCCAATGCCATGTTCGAGCACCTGGCTGCCAAACTGCCTATAAGCCGTTTGCAGCGTGATCTGACGGATAGTACTGTGCTTCGAAACATAGGTGTTCCTGTTGGGCATAGCCTGATCGCCATGACTTCAACCCTAAAAGGACTGAATAAACTATTACTGAATGAAGAGAAGTTCCAGGCAGACCTGGAAAAGAACTGGGCGGTAGTGGCCGAGGCCATACAGACGATACTTCGCAGGGAGAATTATCCCAACCCGTATGAAGCTTTAAAAGGACTCACCCGCACTAATCAGGCCATCACAGAGCAAACCATCGGTGAATTCATCAATACGCTCGAGGTCAGTGACGGTGTAAAGGAAGAACTGAGACAGATCACCCCCTGGAACTATACCGGAATCTGA
- a CDS encoding DUF4252 domain-containing protein — MATVVKYITILILAALTLVSCSDGKSLQRYYVDKQDDDRFLKVDLAASLLKSENQVLTDEQQEIMNTIEKVNVVAYPNKGENVADYDSEKAIVKEIIGQEKYKTLMKMGSNKSGASLKYLGEEDAIDEIVIFASDDERGFALFRITGDKMEPAKMMRLMNSVESGDLDISQFNGIGEIFQSM; from the coding sequence ATGGCCACGGTCGTTAAATACATAACCATTTTGATCCTCGCTGCACTCACCTTGGTGAGTTGCAGCGATGGTAAGTCTCTGCAGCGCTACTATGTAGACAAGCAGGACGATGACCGCTTCCTGAAGGTGGATTTGGCAGCCAGTCTGCTGAAATCCGAGAATCAGGTGCTGACAGACGAGCAGCAGGAGATCATGAATACGATCGAGAAAGTCAATGTGGTGGCCTACCCCAATAAGGGAGAGAATGTAGCTGATTACGATAGCGAAAAGGCCATCGTCAAGGAGATCATCGGACAGGAGAAATACAAGACCCTGATGAAGATGGGATCCAACAAGTCTGGAGCTTCCTTGAAGTATTTAGGTGAGGAAGATGCCATAGATGAGATCGTGATCTTTGCCAGTGATGATGAACGAGGTTTTGCCTTATTCAGAATTACCGGGGATAAGATGGAACCCGCCAAGATGATGCGCCTTATGAACTCTGTTGAGAGCGGAGATCTGGACATATCGCAATTCAACGGGATCGGAGAGATTTTTCAGAGTATGTAG
- a CDS encoding DUF4252 domain-containing protein: MKKLTVLIALLITPCLVMAQGVFDKFEDVNDVTSIIVTKNMFKLLAQIDVDSDDPEVKEYMNLVDNLDNIKIFITDNPEVSAQMKADVTAYVNKNSKLSELMRVKDEGKNIKFYSREGASENYVSELLMFMEGEDIQMDDTIKGDGTIIMSITGNIDLKQVSKLTKDLNVPGSEELKNIDDKNKG; encoded by the coding sequence ATGAAAAAGTTAACCGTTTTAATAGCACTTTTAATTACACCTTGTTTGGTGATGGCTCAGGGTGTCTTCGATAAGTTCGAGGATGTGAACGATGTCACCTCCATCATCGTGACCAAGAACATGTTCAAGTTGTTGGCCCAGATCGATGTTGATAGTGACGACCCTGAGGTGAAGGAATACATGAACCTAGTAGATAACCTGGACAACATCAAGATCTTTATCACAGACAACCCGGAAGTTTCTGCCCAGATGAAAGCCGATGTAACCGCATATGTGAATAAGAACAGCAAGTTGTCCGAGCTGATGCGTGTGAAGGACGAAGGCAAGAACATCAAGTTCTACTCCCGCGAAGGAGCCAGTGAGAACTACGTTAGCGAGCTGTTGATGTTCATGGAAGGGGAAGACATCCAAATGGACGATACCATTAAAGGAGATGGCACCATCATTATGAGCATCACCGGAAATATCGATCTGAAGCAGGTTTCCAAGCTGACCAAGGACCTGAATGTTCCCGGAAGCGAAGAGCTGAAGAATATCGACGATAAGAATAAAGGATAA
- a CDS encoding RNA polymerase sigma factor, whose translation MRQEEFIAIVLPFKDKLYRLAKRLLVSSEEAEDAVQEVYLKLWKGRETMGKYKNVEAFAMTMTKNYCLDRLKSKQASNLKIVHSNYQNRENMERQVEANDGVSLVFKIMETLPPQQKMILQLRDVEQFEFAEIAEMLDMNETAIRVNLSRARKAVREQLIKNYNYGVS comes from the coding sequence ATGAGACAAGAAGAATTTATAGCTATCGTCTTACCCTTTAAGGATAAGTTATACCGTTTGGCCAAGAGATTACTCGTCTCATCTGAGGAAGCAGAGGATGCCGTTCAGGAAGTTTATTTGAAATTGTGGAAGGGAAGGGAAACCATGGGTAAATACAAGAATGTAGAGGCCTTTGCGATGACCATGACCAAGAATTATTGCCTGGACAGATTGAAGTCCAAGCAAGCCTCCAACCTGAAGATCGTTCACAGTAACTATCAGAATAGGGAGAATATGGAGCGACAGGTGGAAGCCAACGACGGTGTCAGCCTGGTTTTTAAGATCATGGAGACCTTACCACCTCAGCAAAAAATGATACTGCAATTACGGGATGTAGAGCAGTTTGAGTTTGCAGAGATCGCCGAAATGTTGGATATGAACGAAACGGCCATCCGAGTAAACCTGTCACGAGCCAGAAAGGCCGTGAGGGAACAATTGATTAAAAATTACAACTATGGAGTTAGTTAA
- a CDS encoding S41 family peptidase: MTKPKLLLLLFLVSLISTSCFDDLDDNPREASTLDIQNFIWRGLNFFYLYKDTNPNLANNAFASQGELDAFLSEFETPEELFGNLKFTDDRFSILVDDYIELENSLGGITLNNGMEFGLILYPDESGDVFGYVRYVLPNSDAAVKGVVRGMIFNTVNGVQIDDQNFNQLFTPESYTIGLATFDGENVEPTGESIELIKSVIAENPIFISKTFDIAGRKIGYLMYNGFTNEYDSELNAVFAQFAGEGITDLVLDLRYNSGGSVRTARYLSSMITGQFTGQVIYQEEWNADRQEEYAENGLFVNSFINGGESINSLNLDQVYVLATRRTASSSELVINGLTPYIDVVQIGENTTGKYQASFLLYDAPAPNFSRSQANPDHTYAMLPLVFKLVNADGFTDFDDGLIPDINFPEDYTNLGILGQEDEPLLARAIEEITGVPAPGDRRVVRSLETISESKSSSPAYQVMWDLPRQ; the protein is encoded by the coding sequence ATGACAAAACCTAAACTGCTTCTTCTGCTCTTCCTGGTCAGTCTGATCAGCACTTCCTGCTTTGACGACCTGGATGACAATCCACGTGAAGCTTCTACTCTGGATATTCAGAACTTTATTTGGAGGGGGCTTAATTTCTTTTACCTCTATAAAGATACCAATCCCAACCTGGCGAATAACGCTTTCGCTTCCCAAGGCGAATTGGATGCGTTCTTGAGCGAATTCGAAACGCCAGAAGAACTATTTGGCAATCTGAAGTTCACGGACGATCGTTTCAGTATACTGGTAGACGATTATATCGAATTGGAGAACAGCCTGGGTGGGATCACCCTGAATAACGGAATGGAATTTGGCTTGATACTTTACCCGGATGAAAGTGGTGATGTATTTGGCTATGTCCGTTATGTACTGCCCAATTCCGATGCTGCTGTCAAAGGTGTAGTGCGAGGTATGATCTTCAATACAGTCAATGGGGTTCAGATTGATGATCAGAACTTTAATCAGTTATTCACTCCAGAATCCTATACCATCGGTTTGGCCACCTTCGACGGGGAAAATGTCGAACCCACTGGCGAAAGTATCGAACTGATCAAATCCGTAATTGCAGAGAATCCCATCTTTATCAGCAAGACCTTCGACATAGCCGGGCGGAAGATCGGTTATTTGATGTACAATGGTTTCACCAACGAATACGACAGCGAGCTAAACGCGGTATTCGCACAATTTGCCGGTGAAGGCATTACGGATCTGGTCCTGGATCTGCGATACAATAGTGGCGGTTCTGTTCGTACGGCACGATACTTATCCAGCATGATAACAGGACAATTTACCGGACAGGTGATCTATCAGGAGGAGTGGAATGCTGACCGGCAGGAGGAATATGCTGAAAACGGCCTGTTCGTCAATAGTTTTATTAACGGAGGGGAGTCAATCAATAGTCTGAACCTGGACCAGGTTTACGTACTGGCCACCCGAAGAACAGCTTCATCCAGTGAATTGGTCATCAATGGACTTACTCCATATATCGATGTGGTGCAGATCGGAGAAAATACTACCGGTAAATACCAGGCATCTTTCTTGCTATACGACGCACCAGCGCCGAACTTCAGCAGAAGCCAGGCCAATCCTGACCACACCTATGCCATGCTACCCCTGGTGTTCAAACTGGTTAATGCAGACGGATTCACGGACTTTGATGATGGTTTGATCCCGGACATTAATTTCCCAGAGGACTACACCAATCTTGGTATTCTGGGACAAGAGGATGAACCCCTGCTGGCCAGGGCTATAGAGGAGATAACCGGGGTTCCGGCTCCTGGCGACAGAAGAGTCGTTCGATCGTTGGAGACTATCTCAGAAAGCAAATCATCCAGCCCTGCCTATCAGGTGATGTGGGACCTTCCAAGGCAATAA
- a CDS encoding TonB-dependent receptor domain-containing protein: MQPEENQTIEGGLEYQVAGNWRFSAVYFDRKDKQFVDFVTVDPDLFIFQYQNIADEFSSSGVEVEASKNFGQKWRVTANYTYTDADERFALRIPEHKANARLSWMPIEKLDLSLSYQYVGERDDSFFNPETFASEIVTLDSFNLLDLGVNYRVCEQFRLFAGLTNLTDTEYEEIYRFQTPGRNIRFGFGLDL, encoded by the coding sequence TTGCAGCCGGAAGAGAATCAAACCATCGAAGGGGGCTTGGAATATCAGGTGGCTGGAAACTGGAGATTCAGTGCGGTCTATTTTGACCGCAAGGATAAACAGTTTGTCGATTTTGTAACCGTCGATCCCGATCTGTTCATTTTCCAATACCAGAATATCGCTGATGAATTTAGCAGCAGCGGAGTAGAGGTTGAAGCCAGCAAGAACTTTGGTCAAAAATGGAGAGTGACGGCCAACTATACCTATACGGATGCGGACGAGCGTTTTGCACTGAGGATCCCTGAGCACAAGGCCAATGCCAGATTGAGCTGGATGCCTATTGAAAAGTTGGATCTGAGTTTAAGTTATCAATACGTAGGGGAGAGGGATGATTCCTTCTTCAATCCAGAGACCTTTGCCTCCGAAATAGTTACCCTGGATTCCTTCAATCTTTTGGATCTGGGAGTAAATTATCGCGTTTGCGAACAATTCAGGCTCTTTGCCGGGCTAACTAACCTTACCGATACTGAATATGAGGAAATTTACCGTTTCCAAACTCCGGGTAGAAATATCAGGTTCGGTTTTGGTCTTGACCTGTGA
- a CDS encoding TonB-dependent receptor plug domain-containing protein — translation MKSLLWTAACLVVAQLGWSQSINQLQQLDSVFIESKNNLDRQDSGRVTTIISEEELSTQAGNSLAQVLNQVAGIEINGARSNAGQNLGYYVRGGRNRQVVIMLDGVQLNDPSSISNDFDLRLIPASSVEQIEIIKGASSVLYGSGAATAVISITTKKVGEDPISGQFASTLASNRSTEEGGYGPAEIVNSAQIGGTSSGFSYDIRLDHRFTDGISAVAAPEGEPAFEADIFNRYNTRLELGYQFKNGPKISRFVSKDRFKADFDEFSYVDADNRTISDQVRTGGNLNWQFGKGAWVLNDSHSWLERETDSGFPTRFESTSSTFDTYFSYPVHQSLTVLVGVNANWSRFSGFSVLFGGTDLEETVSDDLARFDIIDPYLNLTYISDFGLNVNAGVRMNNHSDYGQNWVYQVNPSYRFDLGSGVMRILASYSTAYITPPYFSFMIRSMGTPSCSRKRIKPSKGAWNIRWLETGDSVRSILTARINSLSIL, via the coding sequence ATGAAATCTTTATTATGGACAGCTGCCTGCTTAGTGGTGGCTCAATTGGGTTGGTCTCAAAGTATTAACCAACTTCAACAACTGGATTCTGTTTTTATAGAATCTAAAAACAATCTTGATCGTCAGGATAGCGGACGAGTAACAACCATTATCTCAGAAGAGGAACTATCTACCCAAGCCGGAAACAGCCTGGCGCAGGTGCTCAATCAGGTCGCGGGGATAGAGATCAATGGGGCACGCTCCAATGCCGGTCAAAACCTGGGGTATTATGTTCGTGGTGGTCGGAACAGACAGGTGGTTATTATGCTAGATGGTGTCCAACTGAACGATCCTTCCTCTATTTCGAACGATTTTGACCTGAGGCTGATACCGGCGAGTAGCGTAGAGCAAATTGAGATCATTAAAGGGGCCTCCAGTGTTTTGTACGGTTCTGGAGCAGCAACCGCTGTGATCAGCATTACTACCAAAAAGGTAGGAGAGGACCCTATTTCCGGGCAATTCGCTTCTACCTTGGCATCGAACAGATCGACAGAAGAAGGCGGATATGGGCCGGCAGAGATCGTCAACTCGGCCCAAATTGGTGGAACCAGTAGTGGGTTTTCCTATGACATCCGGTTGGACCATCGTTTTACCGATGGGATATCTGCTGTCGCGGCCCCGGAGGGTGAGCCTGCTTTTGAGGCCGATATCTTTAACCGATATAACACCCGTTTGGAGTTGGGATATCAGTTTAAGAACGGGCCCAAGATCAGCCGATTTGTGAGCAAGGATCGGTTTAAAGCGGACTTCGATGAGTTCAGTTATGTGGATGCCGATAATCGGACGATCTCCGATCAGGTGCGTACAGGAGGTAATCTGAATTGGCAATTTGGCAAAGGGGCCTGGGTATTGAATGATAGTCATTCTTGGTTAGAGCGGGAGACAGATTCGGGCTTCCCAACACGCTTCGAGTCAACTTCCAGCACCTTCGACACCTATTTCAGTTATCCTGTACATCAGTCTCTAACCGTTCTTGTCGGAGTTAATGCGAACTGGAGTCGATTTAGCGGATTCAGTGTTCTTTTTGGAGGAACGGATCTGGAAGAAACTGTGAGTGACGACTTGGCTCGTTTCGATATCATAGACCCTTATTTAAACCTGACCTATATCTCAGATTTTGGATTGAACGTCAATGCAGGTGTGCGGATGAACAATCACAGCGATTACGGTCAAAATTGGGTGTATCAGGTCAATCCTTCTTACCGATTTGATCTGGGATCCGGAGTGATGCGGATTTTAGCGTCCTACAGCACAGCATACATTACCCCTCCTTATTTCAGCTTTATGATCCGCTCTATGGGAACACCGAGTTGCAGCCGGAAGAGAATCAAACCATCGAAGGGGGCTTGGAATATCAGGTGGCTGGAAACTGGAGATTCAGTGCGGTCTATTTTGACCGCAAGGATAAACAGTTTGTCGATTTTGTAA